A genomic segment from Salvia splendens isolate huo1 chromosome 13, SspV2, whole genome shotgun sequence encodes:
- the LOC121762609 gene encoding heat stress transcription factor A-3-like isoform X2, which yields MNPDDRPRTLPMPCFPSGDEPPVTVVFPTPPPFPFSTESLSLEPPPFSPLMNFESFEAQFESKPDFGESLVSAPQPLESLYETPIPPFLSKTFDLVDDPSLDKIIAWGARGDSFVVWDPVEFARMVLPRYFKHNNFSSFVRQLNTYGFRKIDADKWEFANEGFLRGQRHLLKNIRRRKSLHPQHTGSSSGLSDEAGRVELGGEMEHLRKERHSMMQEVVELQHQQRGTVKHMEMVNEKLQTAEKRQKQMVSFLGKIFQNPAFLTRFQQMRQQKSLTSPRTTRKFVKHQAHESGTSDSSPKRQIVSCQDELGNPFMPKQLPCPPLQGMMGDVPFGIDDTSLSEYARMDEFLSEPESSEAVLKGKGVVAGAEYFMTFPEDFVEEKTPPEFSTAETQTMAVEEGLWSTGFGASAVMSFCIILLTVLSCGRMGKHTREGTRRCFRNTLYH from the exons ATGAACCCTGATGACCGCCCTCGCACTCTTCCAATGCCCTGTTTTCCTTCCGGTGACGAACCACCTGTTACGGTGGTGTTCCCAACTCCGCCGCCATTTCCTTTCTCGACAGAGTCTCTGTCTCTAGAACCGCCGCCATTCTCTCCTTTGATGAACTTCGAGTCGTTTGAGGCCCAATTTGAGTCCAAACCGGACTTCGGGGAGAGTCTAGTGAGTGCCCCTCAGCCGTTGGAGTCTCTGTATGAAACTCCAATTCCGCCGTTTCTGAGCAAGACGTTTGATTTGGTGGATGATCCTTCGTTGGATAAGATCATTGCTTGGGGTGCAAGAGGCGATAGCTTTGTGGTGTGGGATCCTGTTGAATTTGCCAGGATGGTCTTACCAAGATATTTCAAGCACAACAATTTCTCCAGTTTTGTGCGTCAGCTCAATACATAT GGATTTCGCAAAATTGATGCAGATAAGTGGGAGTTTGCAAATGAGGGATTCTTGAGAGGGCAGAGGCATCTGTTGAAAAATATCCGAAGGCGCAAATCGTTACATCCTCAGCATACTGGAAGCTCGTCTGGATTGTCTGATGAGGCAGGCAGAGTTGAATTGGGAGGTGAAATGGAACATCTGAGGAAAGAGAGGCATTCGATGATGCAGGAGGTGGTTGAATTGCAGCATCAGCAGCGTGGTACAGTTAAGCATATGGAAATGGTTAACGAGAAGCTCCAGACAGCAGAGAAAAGGCAGAAACAGATGGTCTCATTCTTAGGAAAGATCTTTCAGAACCCAGCTTTTCTAACTCGCTTTCAGCAGATGAGGCAACAAAAAAGCCTCACCTCCCCAAGAACGACGAGGAAATTTGTGAAACATCAAGCGCACGAATCTGGTACGTCTGATTCATCCCCCAAACGGCAGATTGTGAGCTGCCAAGATGAGCTTGGCAATCCTTTCATGCCCAAACAACTTCCCTGTCCTCCCTTGCAAGGTATGATGGGAGACGTGCCATTTGGGATTGACGATACTTCACTAAGTGAATACGCAAGGATGGATGAATTCCTCAGTGAACCAGAGTCCAGCGAAGCAGTTCTTAAAGGCAAGGGTGTTGTTGCAGGTGCCGAATATTTCATGACGTTTCCAGAGGACTTTGTGGAGGAGAAGACGCCTCCTGAATTCTCAACCGCAGAAACTCAGACTATGGCTGTTGAGGAGGGTCTTTGGAGCACGGGATTTGGAGCAAGTGCCG TTATGAGCTTTTGCATAATCCTACTAACTGTTTTAAGCTGTGGGCGCATGGGCAAGCACACACGAGAGGGCACGAGAAGATGCTTCCGCAACACTCTTTACCACTG A
- the LOC121762609 gene encoding heat stress transcription factor A-3-like isoform X1, with amino-acid sequence MNPDDRPRTLPMPCFPSGDEPPVTVVFPTPPPFPFSTESLSLEPPPFSPLMNFESFEAQFESKPDFGESLVSAPQPLESLYETPIPPFLSKTFDLVDDPSLDKIIAWGARGDSFVVWDPVEFARMVLPRYFKHNNFSSFVRQLNTYGFRKIDADKWEFANEGFLRGQRHLLKNIRRRKSLHPQHTGSSSGLSDEAGRVELGGEMEHLRKERHSMMQEVVELQHQQRGTVKHMEMVNEKLQTAEKRQKQMVSFLGKIFQNPAFLTRFQQMRQQKSLTSPRTTRKFVKHQAHESGTSDSSPKRQIVSCQDELGNPFMPKQLPCPPLQGMMGDVPFGIDDTSLSEYARMDEFLSEPESSEAVLKGKGVVAGAEYFMTFPEDFVEEKTPPEFSTAETQTMAVEEGLWSTGFGASAVMSFCIILLTVLSCGRMGKHTREGTRRCFRNTLYHW; translated from the exons ATGAACCCTGATGACCGCCCTCGCACTCTTCCAATGCCCTGTTTTCCTTCCGGTGACGAACCACCTGTTACGGTGGTGTTCCCAACTCCGCCGCCATTTCCTTTCTCGACAGAGTCTCTGTCTCTAGAACCGCCGCCATTCTCTCCTTTGATGAACTTCGAGTCGTTTGAGGCCCAATTTGAGTCCAAACCGGACTTCGGGGAGAGTCTAGTGAGTGCCCCTCAGCCGTTGGAGTCTCTGTATGAAACTCCAATTCCGCCGTTTCTGAGCAAGACGTTTGATTTGGTGGATGATCCTTCGTTGGATAAGATCATTGCTTGGGGTGCAAGAGGCGATAGCTTTGTGGTGTGGGATCCTGTTGAATTTGCCAGGATGGTCTTACCAAGATATTTCAAGCACAACAATTTCTCCAGTTTTGTGCGTCAGCTCAATACATAT GGATTTCGCAAAATTGATGCAGATAAGTGGGAGTTTGCAAATGAGGGATTCTTGAGAGGGCAGAGGCATCTGTTGAAAAATATCCGAAGGCGCAAATCGTTACATCCTCAGCATACTGGAAGCTCGTCTGGATTGTCTGATGAGGCAGGCAGAGTTGAATTGGGAGGTGAAATGGAACATCTGAGGAAAGAGAGGCATTCGATGATGCAGGAGGTGGTTGAATTGCAGCATCAGCAGCGTGGTACAGTTAAGCATATGGAAATGGTTAACGAGAAGCTCCAGACAGCAGAGAAAAGGCAGAAACAGATGGTCTCATTCTTAGGAAAGATCTTTCAGAACCCAGCTTTTCTAACTCGCTTTCAGCAGATGAGGCAACAAAAAAGCCTCACCTCCCCAAGAACGACGAGGAAATTTGTGAAACATCAAGCGCACGAATCTGGTACGTCTGATTCATCCCCCAAACGGCAGATTGTGAGCTGCCAAGATGAGCTTGGCAATCCTTTCATGCCCAAACAACTTCCCTGTCCTCCCTTGCAAGGTATGATGGGAGACGTGCCATTTGGGATTGACGATACTTCACTAAGTGAATACGCAAGGATGGATGAATTCCTCAGTGAACCAGAGTCCAGCGAAGCAGTTCTTAAAGGCAAGGGTGTTGTTGCAGGTGCCGAATATTTCATGACGTTTCCAGAGGACTTTGTGGAGGAGAAGACGCCTCCTGAATTCTCAACCGCAGAAACTCAGACTATGGCTGTTGAGGAGGGTCTTTGGAGCACGGGATTTGGAGCAAGTGCCG TTATGAGCTTTTGCATAATCCTACTAACTGTTTTAAGCTGTGGGCGCATGGGCAAGCACACACGAGAGGGCACGAGAAGATGCTTCCGCAACACTCTTTACCACTGGTAA